DNA from Leptospira terpstrae serovar Hualin str. LT 11-33 = ATCC 700639:
TATCGATCTGAAAAACGTCCCCTTCCTAAGTTATTAAAAGATCATTCGTTTGATACTTATATGGTAGGGAACAACCCGTTCTTGACAGATAAGTTTGGACTTGGGGTAGATGTCGGCTTTGATTCGTTATACGACTTTTCGAATTATAGTGAAGATACAAAAAAAATAACTAAAAAAACATTCGAAGTTTTGGAAGAAATTTCCGGTAAGGAAAAACCTTTTTTTCTATTTTTAAATTACAACGACCCACACAAACCCTATACCCCACCACAAGGATTCACCAATCGGATTCAAACTAATGAAATCTTAGATGAAAAAAAAAGGAACTACTTGGGGGAAGTTGCTTTTGTGGATGAGGAACTTGGATTAGTGTTTGAGGAACTGAAAAACAAAAACCTTTGGGACAATACTCTCATTCTCATCACAGCAGATCATGGAGAGGTGATGCATAGTGCCCATGCGATCTCTCCTTTTACTGGAACTAATACTTATTATGGACATGGTCAGGATTTGTTTTTGGAAAATATTCATGTGCCACTTCTTGTTAAATTGCCTGGATCGAATGTAAAACAATCGATTTCTTCTATGACAAGGTCTATTGATTTATTTCCAACTGTTCTTGATTATTGTGGACTTTCCATTCCTAAGTTGGTTCAAGGAAAATCACTCAAACCATTGATCGAAAATCAAGAAACCACCAAACGAACATACTACGGCGAAACTAGATTCACACAAGGGTATGGAGAAGGATCGGAGTTTCTTCTTCAAAGGTCGTATCGATTTCATGAAGTAGGTAAGTTTTGGCAAGGTTCCGTAGGATCTGAGTTTTATTTATATACCGATACGAAAAAAGATCCTAACCAAATAAATCCATTGCGAATCTCGAATATTTCAGACTTAAAGGATATGAAATTAAGTCCAACTTTGGAAAAGAAGATCCTACGTTTTTGGAAACAAATTCGTTCGATGGAACCAAAACTTCCTTTGTATCATCTTTCCATCCAACCAGAATCAACAGATACAGACATTCAAATTCGAGTACCACAAGGTAGGATACGAATGGCAAACCTTCCCGATGACGTAGTTTTGGAAGAGAAGGGAAAATCGGTTCAGATTCATACAAATACTACGAAGGCATTTGAAATTAGCTTAGAAGTCTATCCCGATGTCAGTTTCCCTGAGTTTACTGTTTGGTTTTCTAAAAAACAAATTCCAAAAACAGATATTTATACCGGATATTTTGGATTGAGTATGGCTTCCTGCAATTCCAACTGTGAGTTGTTATATGAGTCTGGAGCACAAAGACCTATGATCCTACCGAATGCAAAAGTTTATTTTTGGAAAGAAGGTGGGCAAAAAAAATCTTATACTTCTAAACAAGAGTTAGGAACAGATGCTTTAGAAATTCTAAAGAAACAAGGATATGTTCAGTAGTTAGTTTTTTTTGATCATTTTTTCAGCTTGGTTATCATCCATTCAATCATTATCTTGGTTCGTTACCGATACAGAAGGCAATGATTCTCCGTTAAATCCAGTTCCTCCTCCACTAAGAGAGCCGAATAAAATAGAATAAGCCATATTTCCATCCACAAGAAAATCATCAACTCCTGTAAGGACTATGTTTTGGAAAGTATTCCAATCGCTAGAAGTAAACACCAAACTAGCGCCCGATACGGTTCCTTCTGCGACATTGGAACTAGAAACTGGAATGGTAACGTTTGTGATTGGACGTGCGCGCAAACGAACTTGGAATCTGGACTGACCACCAATCTCCGTAGTGATTAAGTTAGGTGAAGTGACAAGTCCCCCGGAACTATTGGGTGCGGTCCCACATGCATTCATCGGATTCGGGTCTGAACATGGAATGATATCATAAATATAGTTGATATGATTACCAGAGACCGATAGAGGAGTGAGCGCGCTGTAAATCGTAGAAGGTGAAAAGCCTGTGCCTGTTTCACCGGAAGTCACAACCGAAGATATTATATAACTTACATCCACTAAACTTGCGGTATCAAGTCCTGTAACAGTTACTAGTTGCCCAGTTCCAAAATTACTCGGAGTGAATGTGAGTGGAGCTGTAGGAAAACTGACAAGGCCGCCTGGTGTGGTGCTAAAGTTCACAGTGATATTGGCTGTGGGTTGTGAATCCAAATGAATATAAAATTCGGAAGAGGCACCTGATTGAGAAGTAACGACTGTTGCTGGAGTGAACCCTGACGTAGTGATTCCGGCACTGTCATTGTCATTCAATGTGAGCATTGGATAGTTAGAAGCCGGATAGGGATTCACTCCATTGTAAAATCCATCGGAAGAAGAAAGGATTCCTATAACAATCGGACAAGAAACATTTCCATCATCCACAGCATCATCATTTGGTGTCACAATGATTGTGTTATGTGCTCCAATGGTATTCCAATTGGCACTAGTAATTGTCACTGAACTTGTTGAGATTGAAAACTGAGGAATAGAAGGACTAGTTATCAATTCACAAGGAAATGTAGTGGTGACGGATACAGGAACTGTGACATCGTCAGTAGGTGCTTGGCTCAGTAAAATATAAATAGGAAAGGCAGATGAATTTTCGGCCCGAGTTAGGTTTGTCGGAGTGATTACTGTGACTGGATTTTCAGAAACGCTATAATTGAGAAGGGTCGCAGTATTTCCTGTGCTTCCTACAAAACTAATATACCAGGAAGGAGTGGAACCTGTTTCTGTTCCATTCACTGTAATATTATAACTGACGTTACCGTCGGTTAAGGCATCGGAAACTCCTTGGATTTCCACTGGAACGGATGTACTCCAATTGGTTTCATCAAAAATATATTGTTTGGAACTAACGGGTGTTCCGCTGTCGTTAATCATTCCTTCTGTGGCATCAGAAGTAGCAAGTGTCACTGTGACTTGGTTTCCTGGGAGAGGTCGACTTCCTAACCTAAGGCTATACATAGCCGATTGTCCAGATTCTGTCGTAAAGTAAGGTTGTCCTGCATCGAGAGTAAATAGAATACTTGGGGAGGGATTGTCATCATCCGTGATATTGATTGTAATATCATTCGGATTCAATCCTTCATAATCAGTTCCTGATCCTGAAATGGCACCGAGTGCCAGTGTATGAGTTCTTGTATTGATTTCATTGATAGAATCATTGGTGACCATAACTGTCACTGTTTGTGTAGTCGAATAGTTTGCTTGGGTGAAGGTAAGACTTGCCGGTGTGAATGTGTATTGAACCGAATCGGGTAAGTTAAAGGTTTCACCCGTGATAGGAATCGTAACAGATCCAGTAGCACAAGCTGCCAAATTGCCGGGAGTGTCACAAGGAGCCGAATTCAAACGGACTGTGAAGGTTCCATCGCTTCCTCCTTCGGTAAGATTTAAGGTTGTGGATGAAATGGTAAAACCAACGGTATCATTGTCATTGATTGTCACCACCAAATTCCCGCTAGCTTCTGTATATCCGGGTAGGGTACCTGTCGGATAAAGACCTGTGAAATAAGAACCACTTGCTTGTGGGATATGAATGGT
Protein-coding regions in this window:
- a CDS encoding sulfatase yields the protein MKSKSVFIKLKTLLFLISFLFFFHCKKTDSNTGEESVSPNIQKRPNVLWIVIDSLRGDIIGRYGVTPNLDLFQKNAVHFQYHLVNAAWTRPSTLVFFTGKYASANPVNFWDYPTTKSEVEAFYRSEKRPLPKLLKDHSFDTYMVGNNPFLTDKFGLGVDVGFDSLYDFSNYSEDTKKITKKTFEVLEEISGKEKPFFLFLNYNDPHKPYTPPQGFTNRIQTNEILDEKKRNYLGEVAFVDEELGLVFEELKNKNLWDNTLILITADHGEVMHSAHAISPFTGTNTYYGHGQDLFLENIHVPLLVKLPGSNVKQSISSMTRSIDLFPTVLDYCGLSIPKLVQGKSLKPLIENQETTKRTYYGETRFTQGYGEGSEFLLQRSYRFHEVGKFWQGSVGSEFYLYTDTKKDPNQINPLRISNISDLKDMKLSPTLEKKILRFWKQIRSMEPKLPLYHLSIQPESTDTDIQIRVPQGRIRMANLPDDVVLEEKGKSVQIHTNTTKAFEISLEVYPDVSFPEFTVWFSKKQIPKTDIYTGYFGLSMASCNSNCELLYESGAQRPMILPNAKVYFWKEGGQKKSYTSKQELGTDALEILKKQGYVQ